The DNA segment ATCAAAAAGCGTTAGCGGCGAATAACGCATTAGATTTCGATGATCTGATCTTGATTCCAGTGCAGTTGTTTCGCCAGAATGAGCAAGTTTTAGCCTATTGGCATAAGCGATTTCGCCATATTTTGGTGGATGAATATCAGGATACAAACCGCACCCAATATGATCTGATTCGTCTGTTAGTCACAAATGGGCACTCCGGCAAATTTGACCAATGGGATCACCGCTCGATTTTTGTAGTGGGTGATGCGGATCAATCGATCTACTCATTTCGCATGGCAGATTTTCGCATTCTGCTCGACTTTCAGAATGATTTTGGAGATGGTTTGCCCGACGACGATACACGCACGATGGTGAAATTAGAGGAGAATTATCGTTCAACCTCTAACATTCTTGAAGTTGCTAATTACTTAATCGAGAACAACACCGAACGAATCGATAAAGTCTTGCGCCCGACTCGTGGATCAGGAGAATCGATCTACTGTTATCGTGCAGATGATGAAGTTGCAGAAGCACAATTTGTAGTGAATCAGTTACGTCATTTAGAGTTAACGAATCCTGATTTAAACTGGGGAAGTTTTGCGATTTTATATCGCACAAATGCTCAATCTCGTGCTTTTGAAGAAGTGTTGGTGAGTTACAGTGTGCCTTACACCGTTGTGGGTGGATTGCGCTTTTACGATCGCAAAGAAATCAAAGATGTGTTGGCGTACCTGCGGGCGATCGCCAACCCCGATGACACAGTCAGCATCAAGCGGGTGATCAATACCCCAAAACGGGGCATTGGTAAGGCAACTGTCGATCGCTTAGAGACAGCTGCGAGTCAACTGGGTGTTCCGCTCTGGCAAATTCTTACGGATGAAACGTCGGTGCAAACGCTGGCAGGGCGATCGGCAAAATCAGTAATGAGTTTTGTCGAGGTGATTCGCAATTTGCAGGAGCAGGTCGATACGACACCCGCTTCGCAAGTGGTGCAGACCTTGCTGGAGGACTCTGGATACGTGCAGGATCTCAAACAGCAGGGTACCGATGAAGCTGACGAACGCCTCAAGAACGTGCAGGAACTCTACAACGCAGTCATTCAATTTGAGGAGGAGAACGAAGACGCGACATTGCTCACTTTCTTGGCAAATGCTTCTCTTTCTTCTGATCTGGATGACTTGCAGCAAGACCAACACAAAGTCTCGCTGATGACGCTGCACTCCTCAAAGGGGTTGGAGTTTCCGGTGGTGTTTTTGGTGGGGTTAGAGCAGGGCTTGTTCCCCAACTTCCGCTCCTTGGAAGATCCGGCAGCGATCGAAGAAGAACGTCGCCTCTGTTACGTTGGCATTACCCGTGCTCAGGAGCGATTGTTTATCACCTATGCCCGAGAACGACGGTTGTATGGGAGCCGCGAACCTGCCAGTCCGTCACTGTTTTTGGGTGAGTTGCCTAAAGAATTGTTGCTCAGTAATACGGCAACGGCTATTCCCAAGAAAATGACAACCCCCATTCGCGAAGTCAAGCGACAACGTGCTGCTGCCAGTGATGGCAGTGCCCCAGCAGGGCAGACATTTGAAGTGGGCGATCGCATTGTTGATAAACGCTTTGGCGCAGGTCAGGTCACCCACATCTTTGGAGCAGGCAACAAGCTTTGTCTGGCGGTGAAATTTCCCGGTGTGGGGCAAAAAATTATTGATCCGAAAATTACCCCAATCCAACGTGTTGAGTAGATTTCATCGGTCGTTCTGCATCAGTTTAATTGTTGTGAAGTTAGATAGTGTCGAGCAGCACCTGAAGTGTCTTTCTAAGATGTCCCTGTATCTCACCGTAATTGTATAGTTCGATACTGCACAGGCTAACTATAGTCGTTTGACAACTCTGACAAGGTGCTCTAAATTGGAGTCTTTCCTAATTGGGGGTGAAGCTCCTTTGAGGTTTCATCTGATTGGGTGACATCTAGGTGACACGATTGCAGGACTTCAGGGTGTGTCTATCTCTCTTATGGTTTAATTGGTTGCGTTCTAGAGTGAGATAGATGGATTGGCAAATCGGACAAAAATTAATATGCGATCGCAATGGTCAATTGCTAACCGATTGTGTTGTCCAAGCAAAAGACCATGAGAGTATTGTGATCTTCTGTGCGTCTAGCAGTGTTGTTGTTTGCGGGAAACAAAAAAATTTAGAAGACCTGGGCTGGCAGATTGACGCGGTTACCTCAACCAATCCTTCGTCTGTCAATCAAAATGTGAATACTTGAATATAGACATAGCCATCCTATTTGGTTCCTGAAGAAGTCTGAGATAGGGTCAATGGTTAATGGTCAATGGTCAATGGTTAATGGTCAATGGTTAATGGTCAATGGTCAATGGTCAATCGTTGCTGGTCACAACAAATGATGAATGACGAATGACGAATGAAAGAGTAGTTTCATGATCGATTTAGGACTGCCATATTTGAGCAGTATGTGTGGTTAAGAGTTGATTGCACATGATTAAGAAGGGGAATTAAACTAAGTTCGATATTGAGTATTGGTGGGTTGTGCCATCAAATCGATTGCAGGATACAGATGGGTTTGCTAAACCCGCTTGCACCGTTTGCGGATTTATTCAATCCACGAACCTTAGCAAACGCCGATCACGATTAATATAGCTGCGGTCAGAGAGCTTAAAGCAATAGCTCAAACCCGGATGCTGGAGAAGCTTCCTGACTCGCTTTCGCTCCATTGAATGTGGTACCGCTATAACTAACGTCAGTTCGGTTTAAGAGCCGGGCGAATGAATTTGCGGCTACTAGTGTTGCGAACACAAAGTTTTGCAATGTAGGGGGTTTGGGGCTTCGCCCCCAAGATGGGGTTCCACCCCTTCACCCCTCTCAAACCTTATTTTTTGCTGTACTAGAGCGAAGTCCACCGACGCGGACTCCGGAAAAGGTAGGATTTGACGAACCGACGCAGGTTGGTTTTGCTCCGATTTCGGCGGTTAAAACCGCCGCTATCCTTATCCCGAATTCACGTTAACTAACACCGTCCTCTACCCATCGCTAGTAGTGCTGTTCCGTAGGCTGCCTCCGTGTGCGCCGATGGGAGGATCGGAACCCCCAAATGGCGCGATCGCATCTGGCTCCACACCGTATTTTTGGCTCCTCCACCAGCCGTGTAGACCTGCGTTAAAGGCGTAGCTCCCAACGCTTGCAACAACTTGTATCCCGTTGCTTCGATGCGGGCGATGCTCTCCAGCAATCCATGCAGAAATTCAATGGGGCGATCGGGTCGTGGTTCCAGGCGAGGTAACAGGTTGGGGTCGTTGATGGGAAAGCGTTCTCCCGGTTTGACGAGGGGATAATAGTCGAGTGGGCTCTGCTCATCAGGATTAATTTGCTGGCTCAAGTGTTGCAATTCTTCATGAGTAAAGAATTGTCGTAACACCGCTCCACCTGTGTTAGAGGCACCGCCCACCAGCCACAAATCCCCTAAGCGGTGGCTATAGATGCCACGACGGGCGTCATCTACCCGCACCTTGCTTAACAGCTTCAAAACCAGCGTTGAGCCGAGGGATGTCACCG comes from the Oscillatoria sp. FACHB-1407 genome and includes:
- the pcrA gene encoding DNA helicase PcrA codes for the protein MPQTADFLSHLNSSQRSAVEHHCGPLLVVAGAGSGKTRALTYRIANLVLTHRVDPENILAVTFTNKAAKEMKERIEKLFAEREAVARFSKPFEAIAHYDQVKVRSHVYKNITKELWIGTFHALFSRILRFDIEKYQSPQGYKWNKNFSIFDESDAQSLVKNIVVNQLQLDDKKFDPRSVRYAISNAKNQGWSPQDMEQEQPNFRGRTIANVYSEYQKALAANNALDFDDLILIPVQLFRQNEQVLAYWHKRFRHILVDEYQDTNRTQYDLIRLLVTNGHSGKFDQWDHRSIFVVGDADQSIYSFRMADFRILLDFQNDFGDGLPDDDTRTMVKLEENYRSTSNILEVANYLIENNTERIDKVLRPTRGSGESIYCYRADDEVAEAQFVVNQLRHLELTNPDLNWGSFAILYRTNAQSRAFEEVLVSYSVPYTVVGGLRFYDRKEIKDVLAYLRAIANPDDTVSIKRVINTPKRGIGKATVDRLETAASQLGVPLWQILTDETSVQTLAGRSAKSVMSFVEVIRNLQEQVDTTPASQVVQTLLEDSGYVQDLKQQGTDEADERLKNVQELYNAVIQFEEENEDATLLTFLANASLSSDLDDLQQDQHKVSLMTLHSSKGLEFPVVFLVGLEQGLFPNFRSLEDPAAIEEERRLCYVGITRAQERLFITYARERRLYGSREPASPSLFLGELPKELLLSNTATAIPKKMTTPIREVKRQRAAASDGSAPAGQTFEVGDRIVDKRFGAGQVTHIFGAGNKLCLAVKFPGVGQKIIDPKITPIQRVE